The Gillisia sp. Hel_I_86 genome has a segment encoding these proteins:
- the pdxA gene encoding 4-hydroxythreonine-4-phosphate dehydrogenase PdxA: MKSVQKIKLGISIGDLNGIGGEVVLKTFEDSRMLDFCTPVIFASVKVLNFYKKHFKLSLNFQGVESVSNAIEGKINVVNVWKGNVAINFGEEDMESGKYAFKSLEAATNSLVGDEIDVLVTAPINKNTIQSEDFKFPGHTDYLAKQLKGDSLMFMITDTLKVGLLTDHVPLKDIANVITPELIEKKIATITKTLKQDFRISKPKIAVLGINPHSGDNGLIGNEDEEILKPTLQKIRDKGNLVYGPYAADSFFGTKNHANFDAVVASYHDQGLIPFKTLSFGEGVNFTAGLRKIRTSPDHGTAFEIAGKDCANINSFKEAVFKALEIYKTREEYQKITRNPLKKQGKKI, from the coding sequence ATGAAGTCCGTTCAAAAGATAAAACTGGGAATTAGCATAGGGGATCTAAATGGGATTGGGGGAGAAGTAGTACTAAAGACTTTTGAAGATTCCAGAATGCTGGATTTTTGTACCCCAGTTATTTTCGCTTCGGTTAAAGTTTTAAATTTCTATAAAAAACATTTTAAGCTTTCCTTAAATTTTCAAGGAGTGGAATCTGTTTCTAATGCGATTGAGGGCAAGATCAATGTGGTAAACGTTTGGAAAGGGAATGTAGCAATAAACTTTGGGGAAGAAGATATGGAAAGCGGAAAATATGCCTTCAAATCCCTAGAAGCTGCAACAAATTCCTTGGTTGGCGATGAGATAGACGTGTTGGTAACAGCACCTATTAATAAGAATACCATTCAGTCTGAAGATTTTAAATTCCCGGGCCATACAGATTATTTAGCAAAACAACTAAAAGGAGATAGCTTGATGTTCATGATCACCGATACCTTAAAAGTTGGTTTGTTAACAGATCATGTTCCGTTAAAGGACATAGCAAACGTGATCACTCCCGAATTGATAGAAAAGAAAATAGCTACTATAACCAAAACCTTAAAGCAGGATTTTAGAATATCAAAACCAAAAATAGCGGTTCTGGGCATAAACCCACATAGCGGAGATAATGGATTAATAGGGAATGAGGATGAAGAAATATTAAAGCCTACGCTTCAAAAAATAAGGGATAAAGGAAATTTGGTATATGGTCCTTATGCTGCCGACAGTTTCTTTGGCACAAAAAACCATGCGAATTTTGATGCTGTTGTGGCATCCTACCACGACCAAGGGCTAATTCCCTTTAAAACCTTGTCCTTTGGGGAGGGTGTGAATTTTACTGCTGGCTTAAGAAAGATTCGGACATCTCCAGATCATGGAACAGCTTTTGAAATTGCCGGTAAAGATTGTGCGAACATTAATTCGTTTAAAGAAGCGGTTTTTAAAGCATTGGAAATTTATAAAACGCGGGAAGAATATCAAAAAATCACTCGAAACCCCCTGAAAAAACAAGGAAAAAAGATATAA
- the tnpA gene encoding IS200/IS605 family transposase: MGEHIFKRHNKTLLMYDLVFPLKYRKSVVDEEIGEGLKQICIEISERYEVHFIEIGYESNHIHFLVQSVPSYSVSKMMTMLKSITAKQLFMRYPEIKAKLWGGKFWTSGFYANTVGHYSNEEVIKAYVR; encoded by the coding sequence ATGGGAGAGCATATTTTCAAAAGGCATAATAAAACATTGTTGATGTACGATTTGGTTTTTCCGTTGAAGTATAGGAAATCAGTTGTAGACGAGGAGATAGGGGAAGGTTTAAAACAAATTTGTATTGAAATATCGGAGCGTTATGAGGTACACTTTATTGAGATAGGCTATGAGTCTAACCATATACACTTTTTAGTTCAAAGTGTCCCCAGTTATTCAGTTTCCAAAATGATGACAATGTTGAAAAGTATTACGGCAAAGCAATTATTCATGAGGTACCCAGAGATAAAAGCGAAGCTATGGGGTGGTAAATTTTGGACAAGTGGTTTTTATGCAAATACAGTTGGTCACTACTCAAATGAAGAAGTGATTAAAGCGTATGTGAGGTAA
- a CDS encoding riboflavin synthase, with translation MFTGIVEEVGEILEIKKDKGNLDIFVAASITSELKIDQSVAHNGVCLTVVAINDNSYQVTAIQETLEKSNLGNLTIGDPVNLERGMKLGARLDGHLVQGHVDQTAECLSVKEENGSWIFTFNYDPGLGNVTIEKGSITISGVSLTVVNSEINRFSVAIIPYTYEHTTFKNLEEGDTVNLEFDVIGKYVKRLTQMD, from the coding sequence ATGTTTACCGGAATTGTTGAAGAAGTAGGAGAGATCCTCGAAATAAAGAAAGATAAAGGCAATCTTGATATTTTTGTAGCAGCATCCATTACTTCAGAATTAAAAATAGATCAGAGCGTGGCACATAATGGGGTTTGTTTAACAGTGGTTGCTATCAATGACAATTCATATCAGGTGACAGCCATTCAAGAAACTTTGGAGAAATCCAATTTAGGAAATTTGACTATTGGAGACCCTGTAAACTTGGAACGCGGAATGAAGCTGGGAGCAAGATTGGATGGGCATTTAGTTCAAGGCCATGTAGACCAAACCGCGGAATGTCTGTCTGTGAAAGAGGAAAACGGAAGTTGGATCTTTACTTTTAATTATGACCCAGGCTTAGGAAATGTTACTATAGAAAAAGGTTCTATCACCATAAGTGGCGTGAGCCTTACGGTAGTGAATTCTGAAATCAATCGCTTTAGTGTAGCTATTATACCTTATACATACGAGCATACAACATTTAAAAACTTAGAGGAAGGTGATACTGTAAATCTGGAATTTGACGTTATAGGAAAGTACGTAAAGCGATTGACGCAAATGGATTAA
- the rnr gene encoding ribonuclease R, producing the protein MNRKNKGSKPRNEGNLSKSILDILRKSPSTSFNYKQIAAKLDLTDASSRNKIIKNLAQLAAKKQIEEEGKGKFKMGGNPEYYQGKLDMTTKGFGYVVVEDMEEDIFIPANALNKALNGDEVEVYIYNKRRKRKSEGEIVKIIKRKKTEFVGVLQMQPNFGFVAIQDPKMYTDIFVQKNKMLDAQDGDKVVVTMEEWPEKADSPFGSIKQVLGKPGEHQTEMHAILAQYGLPHEFPKEIEDFANNIDTSIQEDEIKKRRDLREILTFTIDPKDAKDFDDALSFKKLENGNFEIGIHIADVSHYLKPGTILDDEAYERATSVYLVDRVVPMLPEVLSNNACSLRPNEEKYTFSALFEIDGKGHVINEWFGRTVTLSDERFAYEEAQHIIETEKGTIPTEISIRENGYNVGENVVDAVITLNDLAKQMRIRRMNEGAISFDKVEVKFNLNEENEPVGVFFKTSEEANKLIEEFMLLANKRVAQFIGKQTPKKTFVYRCHDEPDDSKLNTLQTVIAKFGYKINLKDKSSISISLNALLSDVQGTKEQNLVDTLTIRTMSKAYYSTKNIGHYGLSFDYYSHFTSPIRRYPDVMTHRLLQSYLDSKPSAKEDEYEEKCHHSSEMESLATNAERDSIKFMQVKFMLDHQDEEFLGVISGVTEWGIYVEIISNKCEGMVRLRDIRDDHYDFDEEQYAIIGRKSKNMYQLGDEVYISVKNADLVKRHLDFNLIGKKERID; encoded by the coding sequence ATGAATAGAAAGAATAAAGGGTCAAAACCTAGGAACGAAGGAAATCTTTCCAAAAGTATCCTAGATATATTAAGAAAATCCCCAAGCACAAGCTTTAACTACAAACAAATTGCTGCTAAACTAGATCTAACAGATGCTAGTTCCAGGAATAAAATAATTAAAAATTTAGCACAATTAGCAGCTAAAAAACAAATTGAAGAGGAAGGAAAAGGAAAATTCAAAATGGGCGGAAACCCAGAATATTATCAAGGCAAACTTGATATGACAACCAAAGGCTTCGGTTATGTTGTAGTGGAGGATATGGAAGAGGATATTTTTATTCCTGCCAATGCTTTGAACAAGGCCTTGAACGGGGATGAAGTGGAAGTTTATATTTACAATAAACGAAGAAAAAGAAAATCTGAGGGAGAGATAGTAAAGATCATTAAAAGGAAAAAAACAGAATTTGTAGGGGTTTTACAAATGCAACCAAACTTTGGGTTTGTTGCCATACAGGATCCTAAAATGTATACAGATATTTTTGTCCAAAAGAATAAAATGCTGGATGCACAAGATGGGGATAAGGTTGTGGTAACCATGGAAGAATGGCCGGAAAAAGCAGATTCCCCCTTTGGTAGCATCAAACAGGTATTAGGTAAACCGGGAGAACATCAAACAGAAATGCATGCAATTCTTGCCCAGTATGGATTGCCACATGAATTCCCTAAGGAAATAGAGGATTTTGCAAATAATATAGATACCTCTATTCAGGAGGATGAGATTAAGAAACGTCGAGATCTTCGTGAAATCTTAACTTTTACTATAGATCCAAAAGATGCAAAGGATTTTGATGATGCCTTGAGTTTTAAAAAGTTGGAAAATGGCAATTTTGAAATAGGAATTCATATTGCAGATGTTTCCCATTATCTAAAGCCCGGGACAATTCTGGACGATGAAGCTTATGAAAGGGCCACATCGGTATATTTGGTAGATAGGGTAGTACCTATGTTGCCAGAAGTATTATCCAATAATGCATGTTCTTTGAGACCCAATGAAGAAAAATACACTTTTTCTGCATTGTTCGAAATAGATGGAAAAGGCCACGTCATTAACGAGTGGTTTGGGAGAACAGTAACTTTGTCTGATGAGCGTTTTGCATATGAAGAAGCGCAACATATTATTGAGACTGAAAAAGGAACTATTCCAACGGAGATCTCTATTCGTGAAAACGGATATAATGTGGGAGAAAATGTTGTGGACGCGGTTATAACCCTAAACGATCTTGCAAAGCAAATGCGGATAAGACGTATGAATGAGGGTGCTATTTCTTTTGATAAAGTTGAAGTAAAATTCAATTTAAATGAAGAAAATGAGCCGGTGGGAGTATTTTTTAAAACTTCCGAGGAAGCCAATAAGTTGATTGAAGAATTTATGTTGCTGGCAAATAAAAGGGTAGCACAATTCATTGGAAAGCAAACTCCAAAGAAGACCTTTGTATATAGATGTCATGATGAGCCAGATGATTCTAAATTAAATACGCTGCAAACGGTGATTGCTAAATTTGGATACAAGATCAACTTAAAGGATAAATCTTCTATTTCCATCTCTTTAAATGCACTTTTAAGTGATGTTCAAGGAACAAAAGAGCAAAATTTAGTAGATACCCTTACCATTAGAACAATGAGCAAGGCTTATTACAGCACTAAGAATATAGGACATTATGGTTTATCCTTCGATTATTACTCCCATTTTACGTCTCCAATTAGAAGATATCCAGATGTAATGACGCATAGATTGTTGCAAAGTTATTTGGATTCCAAACCTTCGGCTAAGGAAGATGAATATGAAGAAAAGTGTCATCATAGTAGTGAAATGGAAAGCTTGGCAACCAATGCAGAACGTGATTCCATAAAATTCATGCAAGTAAAGTTTATGCTGGATCACCAGGATGAAGAATTTTTAGGAGTAATTTCGGGGGTTACAGAGTGGGGAATCTATGTTGAAATTATTTCTAACAAATGCGAAGGAATGGTTCGCTTACGGGATATTAGGGACGATCATTACGATTTCGATGAAGAACAATATGCAATAATTGGTAGAAAAAGTAAGAATATGTACCAATTAGGCGACGAAGTATATATTTCTGTTAAGAATGCCGATTTGGTTAAAAGACATTTGGATTTTAATTTAATTGGAAAGAAAGAACGAATTGATTAA
- a CDS encoding cation diffusion facilitator family transporter — MAHNHGHDHTHIVKGKNLLFSIFLNIGITLAQVIGGLLSGSLALLSDALHNFSDVLSLLVSYIANILSKRDASLKHTFGYKRAEVVAAFVNASTLIVVAVILIVEAFQRFKNPETIDSNLVIWLSLLAITGNGLSVLLLKKDSKANLNMRSAYLHLLTDMMASVAVLAGGLLMKYYKIFWVDSVLTLAIAVYLIIVGYDLLKSATKVLMLFTPSDLALEDIAEKICSLPKIKNVHHVHVWQLNEAEIHLEAHVDFTEDISLSKFEVILSEIEELAFHSFGINHVNIQPEFGKCENKDLIVQD; from the coding sequence ATGGCACATAACCACGGTCATGATCACACCCATATAGTAAAAGGTAAAAATCTTTTATTTTCTATATTTCTAAATATAGGGATTACACTTGCCCAAGTAATTGGTGGATTGTTAAGTGGAAGTCTTGCGCTGCTATCGGATGCGCTCCATAATTTTAGTGATGTACTTTCTTTATTGGTAAGTTATATTGCCAATATTTTATCTAAAAGGGATGCTTCGTTAAAACACACTTTTGGATATAAAAGAGCAGAAGTTGTTGCGGCATTTGTAAATGCTTCTACCCTTATTGTAGTTGCTGTTATTCTTATTGTTGAAGCTTTTCAAAGATTTAAGAATCCAGAAACCATAGATTCCAATCTTGTTATTTGGTTATCCCTTTTGGCAATTACAGGGAATGGTTTAAGTGTCTTGCTTTTAAAAAAAGACAGTAAAGCCAACCTCAATATGCGTTCGGCATATTTACACTTGTTAACAGATATGATGGCTTCTGTCGCTGTACTGGCCGGAGGTTTATTGATGAAATATTATAAAATTTTCTGGGTAGATAGTGTGCTTACATTGGCCATTGCCGTTTATCTTATTATTGTTGGCTACGATTTATTGAAATCGGCTACCAAGGTGCTCATGCTTTTTACGCCAAGCGATCTTGCATTGGAAGATATAGCTGAAAAAATTTGCTCTCTTCCAAAAATAAAAAACGTACATCATGTCCATGTGTGGCAATTAAATGAAGCGGAAATCCATCTGGAAGCACATGTGGATTTCACTGAAGATATATCACTTTCAAAATTCGAGGTTATTTTATCTGAAATTGAAGAATTGGCTTTTCATTCCTTCGGAATCAATCATGTGAACATTCAACCGGAATTTGGAAAGTGTGAAAATAAAGATCTAATTGTTCAGGATTGA
- the rpmF gene encoding 50S ribosomal protein L32: MAHPKRKISKTRRDKRRTHYKATVPQIAKDPTTGEAHVYHRAHWHEGKLYYRGQVLIDNTEEVQA; this comes from the coding sequence ATGGCACATCCTAAGAGAAAAATCTCCAAAACGAGAAGAGATAAGAGAAGAACACATTATAAAGCTACTGTTCCACAAATTGCTAAAGATCCTACTACAGGAGAGGCACATGTGTACCACAGGGCTCATTGGCATGAAGGTAAATTATACTATCGTGGTCAGGTTTTAATAGATAATACTGAAGAGGTACAAGCCTAA
- a CDS encoding IS4 family transposase, producing MRRGFTGLGDKRLVYRGNKILSDLFSKSVHSIRQLSRNESDAKAVYRFLQNDRVSEGDIVENLVHNCQMACAGKFVVCIQDTTEVNLSSHGNRINKDGFVGTTNAKNSQGLGFFIHPSLVLDAVSGTPYGYSDIKIWNRPLEFASKHERQYGKLPIEEKESYKWIEVSKNTQASLRGVVAGMVIVQDREGDIYEQFATIPDAQTDLLIRARTDRTLADGSKLFSCLADQPYQGSYEVQVDACAKTRRKKRIAKIEIRYKEVELKRTRAASKAVAPSIKLYLVEAKEANRTGPDRVCWRLLTSLPIETLEMAEMCVEWYKWRWTIEEVFKILKKEGYNIEASELEYGSSVRKLSLLIMEVIIKLFLMRLAYAVPEGEMSADSCFTEEEQTFLEHQIIRLEGRTEKQKNPYKEKGLKRYVWAIARLGGWKGYESKRHPGITTLWIGLKYFKAAMEGWTIHKDVSTR from the coding sequence ATGAGAAGGGGGTTCACAGGCTTAGGGGATAAACGGTTGGTTTATCGGGGCAACAAGATTTTATCGGACCTGTTCAGCAAGAGCGTCCATTCGATCCGTCAGCTCAGCAGGAACGAATCAGACGCAAAGGCCGTTTACCGTTTTTTGCAGAACGATAGGGTCAGTGAAGGAGATATAGTAGAGAACTTGGTACATAATTGCCAGATGGCTTGTGCGGGCAAATTTGTTGTCTGTATCCAAGATACCACGGAGGTCAACCTAAGCAGCCATGGTAATAGGATCAATAAAGATGGCTTTGTGGGCACGACCAATGCGAAGAATTCCCAGGGACTGGGGTTCTTCATCCACCCAAGTTTGGTCTTGGATGCCGTGAGCGGCACCCCCTACGGCTATTCTGATATAAAGATCTGGAACAGGCCCTTGGAGTTCGCATCAAAGCATGAAAGACAGTACGGCAAGCTGCCCATAGAAGAAAAAGAGTCCTATAAGTGGATAGAAGTTTCCAAAAACACACAGGCCTCGCTAAGGGGCGTGGTAGCGGGAATGGTGATCGTACAAGATAGGGAAGGCGATATCTACGAACAGTTTGCAACCATACCAGATGCACAAACAGATCTATTGATAAGGGCCCGTACGGATAGGACCTTGGCGGATGGGTCAAAATTGTTTAGCTGCCTGGCGGACCAACCCTATCAAGGATCCTATGAGGTACAGGTGGATGCCTGTGCAAAGACCAGAAGAAAAAAAAGGATTGCAAAAATTGAAATCAGATATAAAGAGGTGGAACTTAAAAGGACCAGGGCGGCAAGCAAAGCAGTGGCACCCAGCATAAAACTATACCTGGTAGAGGCCAAAGAGGCGAACCGTACCGGGCCGGACAGGGTGTGCTGGAGGTTGTTGACAAGCCTGCCCATAGAGACTCTGGAAATGGCAGAAATGTGCGTGGAATGGTATAAGTGGAGGTGGACCATAGAAGAGGTGTTCAAGATATTAAAAAAAGAGGGCTACAATATCGAGGCGTCAGAGCTGGAGTATGGGTCATCGGTAAGAAAACTGAGCTTGTTGATAATGGAGGTCATCATCAAACTGTTCTTGATGCGGCTGGCGTATGCGGTACCAGAAGGAGAGATGAGCGCCGATAGCTGTTTCACGGAAGAAGAACAAACGTTTTTAGAGCACCAGATAATAAGACTGGAAGGTAGGACAGAGAAACAAAAAAACCCGTATAAGGAAAAAGGGCTAAAGAGATATGTTTGGGCGATAGCAAGACTTGGCGGATGGAAAGGCTATGAAAGCAAAAGGCATCCGGGCATAACGACCCTATGGATAGGATTGAAATATTTTAAGGCTGCCATGGAAGGGTGGACCATTCATAAAGATGTGTCCACACGATAG
- the rpiB gene encoding ribose 5-phosphate isomerase B, whose amino-acid sequence MKIAIGNDHAGTEYKETIVAFLESKGIEVINYGTNSEESVDYPDFVHPVASDVEGNKVDIGIIICGSGNGASMTANKHQGVRCALCWTGEIAKLARQHNNANILSIPARFVSQTQAVDMVDIFLNTEFEGGRHQNRVEKIPVNN is encoded by the coding sequence ATGAAAATAGCAATTGGAAATGATCACGCTGGAACTGAATACAAGGAAACTATTGTTGCCTTTCTGGAATCTAAAGGAATAGAAGTTATTAACTATGGTACCAATAGTGAAGAAAGTGTGGATTATCCAGATTTTGTGCACCCTGTTGCGAGCGATGTGGAAGGTAACAAGGTAGACATAGGAATTATTATATGTGGTAGCGGGAATGGAGCTTCCATGACCGCCAATAAGCACCAAGGTGTACGTTGTGCACTGTGCTGGACAGGAGAGATTGCCAAATTGGCAAGACAACATAATAATGCAAATATTTTAAGCATTCCTGCCAGGTTTGTATCTCAAACTCAAGCAGTGGATATGGTGGATATTTTTCTAAATACAGAATTTGAAGGTGGACGGCATCAAAATCGTGTTGAAAAAATACCGGTGAATAATTAA
- a CDS encoding YceD family protein — translation MRKFAAYTIPFVGLKIGSHDFKYEIDKEFFDHFEYEDFNSANLHLDMVLEKKATMMELFFETSGTVNVNCDLTNEPFDMPISGSLRLVVNFGDEFNDENEEILILPHGEYEINIAQYVYEIIVLAVPQKRIHPGIADGTLKSDVLDKLEELSPKGTNEDNDNGENIDPRWNKLKNLLNDK, via the coding sequence ATGAGGAAATTTGCGGCATACACAATCCCTTTTGTGGGGCTTAAAATTGGAAGCCACGACTTTAAATACGAGATAGACAAAGAGTTCTTTGACCATTTTGAATACGAAGATTTCAATAGTGCTAATCTGCATTTAGATATGGTGCTGGAAAAAAAAGCAACAATGATGGAGCTTTTTTTTGAAACTTCGGGAACCGTAAACGTTAATTGTGATCTCACAAACGAACCTTTTGATATGCCAATTTCTGGTAGTTTAAGATTGGTGGTAAATTTTGGAGATGAATTTAACGATGAGAATGAGGAAATCCTAATATTGCCCCATGGCGAATACGAGATAAATATCGCACAATATGTGTATGAGATTATCGTATTGGCAGTTCCACAAAAAAGGATTCATCCAGGGATAGCAGATGGAACATTAAAGTCTGATGTGCTCGATAAACTAGAAGAATTAAGTCCGAAAGGAACTAATGAAGATAATGACAACGGGGAAAATATAGATCCTCGCTGGAATAAATTAAAAAACTTATTAAACGATAAATAA
- the tnpA gene encoding IS200/IS605 family transposase, producing the protein MGKYKKLSRVVYKCDYHIVWVPKYRLRILKGAVKELVEQDIRMLCEWKSCEVEELNVQEDHVHLLVSVPPKVSISKLMGTLKGKIAIKLFKSYPKLKKKPYWGNHFWSRGYFVSTVGLDEEMIKKYVKFQEKEEKRVEEQQQRFDF; encoded by the coding sequence ATGGGTAAATATAAGAAACTTAGTCGCGTTGTTTATAAGTGTGACTATCATATTGTTTGGGTTCCAAAATATCGCCTCCGGATATTGAAGGGCGCGGTGAAGGAATTGGTCGAGCAAGATATAAGAATGCTTTGTGAATGGAAAAGTTGTGAGGTTGAGGAACTGAACGTTCAAGAGGACCATGTTCACTTGCTGGTGTCTGTTCCCCCCAAAGTTTCTATTTCAAAATTGATGGGTACATTGAAAGGGAAGATTGCAATAAAACTTTTTAAGAGTTACCCGAAATTGAAAAAGAAACCCTATTGGGGCAATCATTTTTGGTCTCGAGGTTATTTTGTGAGCACAGTTGGACTGGATGAGGAAATGATTAAAAAATACGTCAAGTTCCAAGAGAAAGAAGAAAAGCGGGTTGAGGAGCAGCAACAAAGATTTGATTTCTGA
- a CDS encoding GNAT family N-acetyltransferase produces MQIKVKKFHELNLDELYEMLALRSEVFVVEQDCVYQDIDGKDQKALHILGYKDGQLVAYTRCFNKGLYFEDASIGRVLVKEDQRKYGYGHVIFDASIKEVEERFQVNSIKISAQKYLTKFYENHDFKQIGEGYLEDGIPHIGMIRS; encoded by the coding sequence ATGCAAATTAAAGTAAAGAAATTTCACGAGTTAAACTTGGACGAATTATATGAAATGCTGGCTCTTAGGTCTGAGGTTTTTGTGGTAGAACAAGATTGTGTTTATCAGGATATCGACGGGAAAGATCAAAAAGCCCTACATATCTTGGGATATAAAGATGGACAACTCGTAGCCTATACCAGATGTTTTAATAAAGGCTTGTATTTTGAAGACGCTTCTATCGGTAGGGTTTTAGTAAAAGAAGACCAACGAAAATATGGCTACGGACATGTTATTTTCGACGCCTCTATTAAGGAGGTTGAAGAAAGATTTCAAGTAAACAGTATCAAAATTTCTGCTCAAAAATATCTTACTAAATTTTATGAAAATCACGATTTTAAACAAATAGGAGAAGGATATTTGGAAGATGGAATTCCGCATATTGGTATGATAAGATCTTAG